In Dehalococcoidia bacterium, one DNA window encodes the following:
- a CDS encoding carboxypeptidase regulatory-like domain-containing protein gives MTKGLCILSLLVFAGLFSSGCLWGVVRDARTGAPVAGASVSFRDSRGVSAKTVTNADGWYAFDASKVVAPARGTVDFTVKAVGYQTLNTQREALYDDNADGDWEVQSFSLSVSDISVPNVPPSGG, from the coding sequence ATGACAAAGGGCTTGTGCATCCTGTCGCTCCTAGTCTTCGCGGGACTCTTCTCGTCGGGCTGCCTCTGGGGTGTTGTCCGGGATGCGCGCACGGGCGCGCCCGTCGCCGGAGCGTCCGTCTCATTCCGCGACTCGCGCGGCGTGTCGGCGAAGACTGTCACCAACGCCGACGGCTGGTACGCCTTCGACGCCTCGAAGGTGGTGGCCCCCGCCCGCGGCACCGTCGACTTCACCGTAAAGGCGGTGGGCTATCAGACGTTGAACACTCAGAGGGAAGCTCTTTATGACGACAACGCGGACGGCGACTGGGAAGTGCAGAGCTTCTCGCTTTCCGTTTCCGACATCTCGGTGCCGAACGTGCCGCCTTCCGGCGGCTGA
- a CDS encoding Fur family transcriptional regulator, which yields MSCEAEIADLLREAGHRLTPQRLTILSILRHAGDHLTAAEILDRVKETYPYVDISTVYRTMSALKDLGLVSETDMGSGEHSYEWTVPEPHHHLICRECGLEISLNHRYLEAIERRLLDDYGFEAELAHFAIFGTCRACREKKAAGAS from the coding sequence ATGAGCTGCGAAGCGGAGATCGCCGATCTTCTGCGGGAAGCGGGCCACAGGCTAACGCCGCAGCGCCTGACCATCCTTTCCATCCTCCGCCACGCCGGGGATCACCTCACTGCCGCTGAAATCCTCGACCGCGTCAAGGAAACCTACCCGTACGTCGACATATCGACCGTTTACCGGACGATGAGCGCGCTGAAAGACCTCGGGCTCGTTTCGGAGACAGACATGGGGAGCGGCGAGCACAGCTACGAGTGGACGGTCCCCGAGCCTCATCACCACCTGATATGCAGGGAGTGCGGCCTGGAGATATCGCTCAACCATCGTTACCTGGAGGCCATCGAGCGCCGCCTGCTCGATGACTACGGCTTCGAGGCCGAGCTGGCGCACTTCGCCATTTTCGGCACCTGTCGCGCCTGCCGCGAGAAGAAGGCGGCCGGCGCAAGCTGA
- a CDS encoding phosphoenolpyruvate carboxykinase, translating into MAKNSFKEAAVKIYNDAKRSGRLIENLGLDQAKAIALTQDGVIETQLGSVAANSEPMSRAAPHTKNSVDSPFGEEEELLAHQAVQALSSEKLISLDVMVGDGKDGVSARFLIPLEHAVLAYALKLLFGGPPLVVEDPTYTIIYFTDEAFEANKSKRLIDKDIQVRLYMGEKRGEQVKICRNTAYMGEGKKGVFQFESWRVKAIDKMGIFLHAGARRDRLWVYDFQTERPELIEINTTVGGATATGKTTSLCRRLARMPKESSEMIGDDGGTFNFDGSYAAFEMGGLYVKTENLDSSQPEILRAAESKDTFLENVAISKYPYIPNFSDLSLTANGRAVVARANLEIASAGLRADKIDSLIILTRNPLANVVSKLTPEQMTMQLIYGETVESSGGNPEEAGKFHREFFLDPFITGDRLEHAMIFYDVVKRNNIKCYLANTGTIGQDEIKVDLRQSLSAYNDVLRNLMIFSSEPDHLGYHFPVRCDRANLDYMRAAPLFPDKALLEKKIEDFLKGRREYLERFESEYGQIPAKIRDSLPH; encoded by the coding sequence ATGGCAAAGAACTCTTTTAAAGAAGCGGCCGTAAAGATATACAACGACGCCAAACGCAGCGGCAGGCTGATCGAAAACCTTGGCCTCGACCAGGCGAAGGCGATAGCGCTGACCCAGGACGGCGTCATCGAAACGCAGTTAGGCTCTGTCGCAGCCAACTCGGAGCCCATGTCGCGGGCAGCGCCGCATACAAAGAACAGCGTCGATAGCCCGTTCGGTGAGGAAGAAGAGCTACTGGCGCATCAGGCGGTGCAGGCCTTGAGCTCCGAGAAACTGATATCGCTCGACGTCATGGTCGGCGACGGGAAGGACGGCGTGTCGGCGCGCTTCCTTATCCCGCTGGAGCATGCCGTCCTCGCCTACGCGCTCAAGCTTCTCTTCGGCGGGCCCCCTCTCGTCGTTGAAGACCCCACGTACACGATAATCTACTTCACCGACGAAGCGTTCGAGGCAAACAAGAGCAAGCGCCTGATCGATAAGGACATCCAGGTCCGGCTGTACATGGGAGAGAAGAGAGGGGAGCAGGTCAAAATATGCCGCAACACCGCCTACATGGGCGAAGGGAAGAAAGGCGTCTTCCAGTTCGAGAGCTGGCGGGTGAAGGCCATCGATAAGATGGGCATCTTCCTGCACGCCGGCGCCCGCCGCGACAGGCTATGGGTGTACGACTTTCAGACTGAGCGCCCCGAGCTAATCGAGATTAATACAACGGTGGGAGGCGCCACGGCAACCGGTAAGACCACCAGCCTCTGCCGCCGTCTGGCGCGCATGCCCAAAGAATCTTCAGAGATGATCGGCGACGACGGCGGCACCTTCAACTTCGACGGCAGCTACGCCGCGTTCGAGATGGGCGGCCTCTACGTCAAGACGGAGAACCTCGACTCCAGCCAGCCGGAGATACTGAGGGCCGCCGAATCGAAGGACACCTTCCTCGAAAACGTTGCCATATCCAAGTACCCGTACATACCCAACTTCTCCGACCTCTCGCTAACGGCGAACGGCAGGGCGGTAGTGGCCCGCGCCAACCTCGAGATCGCCAGCGCCGGCCTTCGCGCCGACAAGATCGATAGCCTCATCATCCTCACCAGGAATCCGCTGGCGAACGTCGTCTCCAAGCTCACGCCCGAGCAGATGACGATGCAGCTCATCTACGGCGAGACCGTCGAAAGCTCAGGCGGCAATCCCGAGGAAGCGGGCAAGTTCCACCGCGAGTTCTTTCTCGACCCCTTCATCACCGGTGACCGCCTGGAGCACGCCATGATCTTCTATGACGTGGTGAAGCGCAATAACATCAAGTGCTACCTGGCGAACACCGGCACCATCGGCCAGGACGAGATCAAGGTCGACCTCCGCCAGTCGCTCTCCGCCTACAACGACGTGCTGCGGAACCTGATGATCTTCAGCTCCGAACCAGACCACCTGGGGTACCACTTCCCCGTGCGCTGCGATAGGGCGAACCTCGACTATATGCGGGCCGCCCCCCTCTTCCCCGACAAGGCGCTGCTGGAGAAGAAGATCGAGGACTTCCTGAAAGGCCGGAGAGAGTACCTGGAGCGCTTCGAGAGCGAGTACGGGCAGATTCCCGCCAAGATACGCGACTCGCTGCCCCACTAG
- a CDS encoding energy-coupling factor ABC transporter permease, producing the protein MAYVNPIPQTLPEPAGMHIPDGFVNAPVAAVGFVLAAAVLAFAVRKTNRDLQDRMVPLMGVMAAFIFAAQMMNFPVAGGTSGHLIGGALAAILLGPWAAVIVMTCVVGVQALIFQDGGLAALGVNTLNMAIVAVAVGYPVYRLLTLLGNGRPTSGYIAGFAAAWLSVQCAALFASFELALSDTSPLEVALPAMIGVHALIGIGEGLITVAALAFIAATRRDLLFAQEASLETD; encoded by the coding sequence ATGGCCTACGTCAATCCAATTCCCCAAACACTGCCCGAGCCGGCGGGAATGCACATCCCCGACGGCTTCGTAAACGCTCCTGTAGCTGCGGTCGGCTTCGTGCTTGCCGCCGCAGTCCTCGCGTTCGCGGTGCGAAAGACGAACCGCGACCTGCAAGACAGGATGGTGCCTCTCATGGGAGTGATGGCGGCGTTCATCTTCGCCGCCCAGATGATGAACTTTCCCGTCGCCGGCGGCACCTCCGGGCACCTGATCGGGGGCGCGCTCGCCGCTATACTGCTCGGCCCGTGGGCAGCCGTCATCGTCATGACCTGCGTGGTGGGAGTGCAGGCGCTCATCTTCCAGGACGGCGGTCTGGCGGCGCTGGGGGTTAACACCCTCAACATGGCGATCGTCGCCGTCGCTGTGGGCTACCCCGTCTACAGGCTGCTCACGCTCCTGGGAAACGGACGCCCCACGTCGGGCTACATTGCCGGCTTCGCCGCGGCCTGGCTCTCGGTGCAGTGCGCCGCCCTGTTCGCGAGCTTTGAGCTTGCCCTGTCGGACACCTCACCGCTGGAAGTGGCGCTGCCGGCCATGATCGGGGTCCACGCCCTCATCGGCATCGGCGAGGGACTCATCACCGTCGCTGCCCTCGCCTTCATCGCTGCAACCCGAAGAGACCTGCTATTCGCACAGGAGGCCTCCCTTGAGACAGACTAG
- a CDS encoding glycosyltransferase family 39 protein, translated as MEKIRSNRLLLLVLAAALVLRLFWVLHAQSEPPPVVDPQWYYAVASNLAEGRGFTMRIDSEPRDTGASEEERQSVFAAGPGGSPTTLWPPGWPASLAAVFFVFGTGLTAGKLLNVVAGVLTVYLVYRIGELLFGRRVGLIGAAIIAFYPNHIFWSSTLYADVYFTAWFCLALFVLLRTKDWEGSRSLWAAALLGVVIGAASLVRGQGLLLPVYALVLWGSFRGWTEAFKRTVVVVGAMLVVILPWTVRNVLTFEEPILISANDGFNLRIGHSPYATGRFVTPKDLWALEPGIDQTEREALFSREGRELAWEYATSHPAEEVELSLKKLYYLFIPDSDALEWANYASEPVAPSAVRSALIWLADAYYWTLLLFAAVGLVAGRRMRAVRWMAFVFASWAVFHVVFFAEPRFHIPLLPLAALTAAIGIPAVARLWSAETAAPARSRGRRETAVAGGRRRRRRR; from the coding sequence ATGGAGAAGATCAGGAGCAACCGCCTGTTGCTCCTAGTCCTGGCGGCGGCGCTTGTCCTGCGCCTTTTCTGGGTGCTACACGCGCAGTCGGAGCCGCCTCCCGTCGTCGACCCGCAGTGGTACTACGCGGTCGCCTCCAACCTCGCGGAGGGCCGCGGCTTCACGATGCGGATCGACAGCGAGCCTAGGGATACGGGAGCGTCGGAGGAAGAGCGCCAGTCCGTCTTCGCGGCCGGGCCCGGCGGTAGCCCGACCACGCTATGGCCGCCGGGCTGGCCGGCGTCGCTGGCGGCGGTCTTCTTCGTGTTCGGCACGGGCCTTACGGCCGGTAAGCTGTTGAACGTGGTTGCCGGCGTGCTGACGGTGTACCTCGTGTACCGCATCGGTGAGTTGCTGTTCGGGCGGCGCGTGGGGCTGATCGGCGCGGCAATCATCGCTTTCTACCCCAACCACATCTTCTGGAGTTCGACCCTTTACGCCGACGTCTACTTCACCGCCTGGTTCTGCCTGGCGCTGTTCGTCTTGCTGAGGACGAAGGACTGGGAGGGGAGCCGCTCGCTGTGGGCCGCGGCATTGCTGGGCGTTGTCATCGGGGCCGCGTCGCTGGTGCGGGGACAGGGGCTGCTGCTGCCGGTGTACGCGCTGGTGCTGTGGGGCTCGTTTCGGGGCTGGACGGAGGCGTTCAAGCGCACGGTGGTCGTCGTCGGCGCGATGCTGGTCGTGATACTGCCGTGGACGGTGCGCAACGTGCTGACCTTCGAGGAGCCCATCCTCATTTCGGCGAATGATGGCTTTAACCTGCGCATCGGACACAGCCCTTACGCCACCGGCCGCTTCGTCACCCCGAAGGACCTCTGGGCGCTGGAGCCCGGGATCGACCAGACCGAAAGGGAGGCGCTGTTCAGCCGCGAGGGGCGCGAGCTGGCGTGGGAGTACGCGACCAGCCATCCCGCGGAGGAGGTCGAGCTGTCGCTGAAGAAGCTATACTATCTTTTCATCCCCGATTCCGACGCGCTGGAGTGGGCCAACTACGCTTCTGAGCCGGTGGCGCCGTCGGCGGTGCGTAGCGCCCTGATCTGGCTCGCCGACGCGTACTACTGGACGCTGCTGCTCTTCGCGGCCGTGGGGCTGGTCGCCGGCCGGCGGATGCGGGCCGTGCGATGGATGGCGTTCGTGTTCGCTTCGTGGGCGGTGTTCCACGTCGTATTCTTCGCTGAGCCGCGCTTCCACATTCCGTTACTGCCGCTGGCGGCGCTGACGGCGGCGATCGGCATCCCTGCGGTTGCCAGGCTGTGGTCGGCGGAGACTGCGGCGCCCGCCCGCAGTCGTGGCAGGCGTGAGACGGCTGTTGCCGGCGGAAGGCGACGCAGGCGGCGGCGCTAG